From Parasphaerochaeta coccoides DSM 17374, a single genomic window includes:
- a CDS encoding DNA-3-methyladenine glycosylase — MRLPREFYDRDALSVARELLGKVLVHEIDGQKLAMRIVETEAYVGKEDKAAHFHGGRRTSRLEVIYGAPGFSYVFLVYGMHHCFNVVTSGKDDPQAVLVRAGQPVLGLEAMAQRRYTKTFGELTGKQIIGLTNGPGKLCQALDIDRSLNGADLCGEGLYLEEGEGVDFRIITTKRVGIDYAEEAKDFPLRFYSEGNAYVSVK, encoded by the coding sequence ATGAGGTTGCCAAGGGAATTTTATGACAGGGATGCCTTGTCCGTAGCGCGGGAACTGCTGGGAAAAGTGCTTGTCCATGAGATTGATGGGCAGAAACTTGCCATGAGAATTGTAGAAACCGAAGCGTATGTAGGCAAAGAAGACAAAGCTGCGCATTTTCATGGAGGAAGAAGAACGTCCCGGCTCGAAGTGATATATGGCGCTCCCGGATTTTCCTATGTTTTCCTTGTCTACGGCATGCATCATTGCTTCAATGTCGTTACCAGCGGCAAGGATGATCCTCAAGCTGTCTTGGTCAGAGCTGGTCAGCCCGTATTAGGGCTTGAGGCAATGGCGCAAAGACGATACACCAAGACTTTCGGCGAATTGACCGGCAAACAAATCATTGGACTGACCAATGGGCCGGGTAAACTGTGCCAGGCACTTGACATCGACCGGAGTCTCAATGGAGCTGACCTATGCGGAGAGGGGCTGTATCTTGAAGAAGGAGAGGGCGTGGATTTCCGCATCATCACCACAAAGCGGGTGGGTATTGATTACGCGGAGGAAGCCAAGGATTTTCCTTTGCGTTTCTATAGTGAAGGCAATGCATATGTGTCTGTGAAATGA
- a CDS encoding helix-turn-helix transcriptional regulator translates to MRASRQTIIALEAGKYTPSLEMAFRIADVFNVPIGDVFECIMEER, encoded by the coding sequence ATGAGAGCCTCCCGCCAGACCATCATAGCGTTGGAAGCAGGAAAATACACGCCATCATTGGAAATGGCCTTCCGGATTGCCGATGTTTTCAATGTTCCTATCGGAGATGTCTTTGAATGCATCATGGAAGAACGTTAA
- a CDS encoding NADH-dependent [FeFe] hydrogenase, group A6 gives MVNLTINGLPVQAPESATILEAAALVNIHIPTICFLKDINEIGACRVCVVEIEGVDKLASACNNRVREGMVVLTNSPRVRQTRRTNVELILSEHDCFCATCVRSGNCALQKVANDLGILELPYERRPAPTKWDHSFPLFRDAAKCIKCMRCIQVCDKIQGLNIWDLVGTGSRTTVDVSFSRKITDADCALCGQCITHCPVGALRERDDTQRMFQAIANPKKITVIQIAPAVRAAWGEALGLPREKATVKRLVAALRKIGFDYVFDTTFSADLTIMEEGHEFLERLAGRNDHPWPMFTSCCPGWVRFIKSQYPDMTENLSTAKSPQQMFGAVAKTYYAQLLGANPADIFSVSIMPCVAKKSEAELPTMNDAEAAQDVDLVLTTREIVRMIRAEKIDVKSLEEEEFDSPLGVGTGAGVIFGATGGVMEAALRSAYYLVTKKNPEADAFRDVRGMDGWKEATFDIAGIPVRVAVVSGLANTRRLMEHVRSGKSSYDFVEVMACPGGCVGGGGQPIWDGEELASTRADVLYGLDKVDNLRFSHENPSVLKAYESFFGKPLGHKCHELLHTDHHAWEMPQHS, from the coding sequence ATGGTAAACTTGACAATCAACGGCTTGCCCGTACAAGCGCCAGAGAGCGCGACAATCCTTGAAGCTGCTGCGTTGGTGAACATCCACATTCCTACCATCTGCTTCCTCAAGGACATCAATGAAATCGGCGCATGCCGTGTTTGCGTGGTTGAAATTGAGGGAGTGGACAAGTTGGCTTCAGCGTGCAACAACCGTGTGCGCGAGGGAATGGTCGTCCTGACCAACAGTCCCCGTGTACGCCAGACTCGCCGAACCAATGTGGAGCTGATACTCAGCGAACATGACTGCTTCTGCGCCACCTGCGTGAGAAGCGGCAACTGCGCCCTACAGAAGGTCGCCAATGATTTGGGAATCCTTGAACTTCCTTATGAACGGCGTCCGGCTCCCACAAAATGGGATCATTCCTTCCCCTTGTTCCGCGATGCCGCCAAGTGCATCAAGTGCATGCGCTGCATCCAAGTCTGCGATAAGATACAGGGACTGAACATCTGGGACTTGGTAGGTACAGGTTCCCGCACTACTGTCGATGTATCGTTCAGCAGAAAGATAACTGATGCGGACTGCGCCTTGTGCGGCCAGTGCATCACACACTGTCCTGTCGGCGCTTTACGAGAGAGGGACGACACACAGAGGATGTTCCAGGCCATCGCTAATCCCAAGAAAATCACTGTAATCCAGATTGCTCCGGCAGTCCGTGCAGCATGGGGTGAGGCTCTCGGTCTCCCACGTGAAAAAGCAACGGTCAAGCGACTGGTCGCGGCATTAAGGAAAATAGGCTTCGACTATGTGTTTGACACTACCTTCAGCGCCGACCTCACCATCATGGAGGAAGGACACGAATTCCTTGAACGGCTTGCCGGACGCAATGACCATCCATGGCCGATGTTCACATCCTGTTGCCCAGGATGGGTACGTTTCATCAAATCTCAATATCCCGACATGACGGAAAATCTTTCAACAGCAAAGTCTCCACAGCAGATGTTCGGCGCAGTGGCCAAAACCTACTACGCTCAGCTTCTCGGTGCAAATCCTGCCGACATCTTCAGTGTTTCCATCATGCCCTGCGTCGCAAAGAAATCTGAAGCTGAGCTTCCGACCATGAACGATGCGGAAGCCGCGCAGGATGTCGATCTTGTCCTCACTACCCGTGAGATTGTCAGGATGATCCGAGCGGAGAAAATTGATGTAAAAAGTCTGGAGGAAGAAGAATTTGATTCTCCTCTGGGAGTCGGAACGGGAGCTGGCGTAATTTTCGGAGCGACCGGAGGCGTGATGGAAGCGGCATTGCGTTCTGCTTACTATCTTGTAACCAAAAAGAATCCCGAAGCAGACGCTTTCCGTGATGTCCGTGGCATGGATGGCTGGAAGGAAGCAACATTCGACATTGCCGGCATTCCGGTCAGGGTTGCCGTGGTCAGCGGACTGGCTAATACCCGCCGCTTGATGGAGCATGTCCGGTCGGGCAAAAGCTCCTATGACTTTGTGGAAGTAATGGCCTGCCCCGGTGGATGTGTCGGTGGCGGTGGCCAGCCCATCTGGGACGGAGAGGAACTGGCGTCTACCAGAGCCGATGTCCTTTATGGACTGGACAAAGTGGATAACCTCCGCTTTTCCCATGAGAACCCTTCGGTACTGAAAGCATATGAGAGTTTCTTTGGAAAACCCTTGGGGCACAAGTGTCATGAGCTTCTCCACACCGACCACCATGCATGGGAGATGCCACAGCATTCCTGA
- a CDS encoding TlpA family protein disulfide reductase, translated as MKKNILVMAVSVVLVLILASCASTVIQNNVPIDMTFEDMLQGKCFYADGRPALLSSDYYLIYYAADWCPYCKEYEPLLKKTYENLIRMYGNVEIIFVGHERDVSNDNLVSFMEQGGYSFPYLKFEYREETGIMHLVDVPKFYIPGFVLVDKQGKVLASSNGETADDYSRDYPIQYYTTLQICDCFGEE; from the coding sequence ATGAAGAAAAACATACTCGTGATGGCGGTATCGGTGGTTCTTGTCCTTATCCTGGCTTCCTGTGCTTCCACAGTAATACAGAACAATGTTCCGATAGACATGACTTTCGAGGACATGCTTCAAGGGAAGTGTTTTTATGCGGATGGAAGACCAGCTCTGCTGTCTTCTGATTATTATCTCATCTATTACGCCGCGGACTGGTGTCCGTATTGCAAGGAATATGAGCCTCTGCTGAAGAAGACATATGAGAATCTGATTAGGATGTACGGGAACGTGGAGATTATTTTTGTGGGGCATGAGAGGGATGTTTCCAATGACAACCTGGTTTCCTTCATGGAGCAGGGAGGATATTCATTCCCTTATCTGAAATTTGAATATCGTGAGGAAACTGGTATCATGCATCTGGTCGATGTCCCGAAATTCTACATTCCCGGATTTGTCCTTGTGGACAAGCAGGGCAAAGTACTGGCTTCCTCAAACGGGGAGACGGCGGATGACTATTCCCGCGATTATCCCATACAATATTATACGACTTTGCAGATATGTGATTGCTTCGGGGAAGAATAA
- a CDS encoding helix-turn-helix domain-containing protein encodes MLARKPIITLSIVIAICISSLIVSQSWFLRQMQNYVLEKNMTVLELTQTIVDSYIVQTQKLAQLLLLNKNMTRFIYQGKISEGSSEIQTIIDAQAQLPATRSVNPMLEEVYVYSRFSGYLMNSRNAIFDIDRMYALIEFQDMNSGQWQSKYLRSGGTDSFHPTVIATVDGQKKRIIPYIQSFPLSNPLENAGKLMFLLNADLLEELLSGLEIGNRGRYCITDSDNTIIISNGDIMWNYTDMSDGQYDIIGHDGVRYLISIVSSAESRLRFFSALPYKELQATQIPVWGIFSLSAIIALIICCCIILVSAYTHQKNWSRLKAMLSDGQTFPNNVTYEKVYETIKSITEQQAENEAHGGKIPFMTETFFRRLIHGKNITPEEVNDMMERTGQGFPIGSDMVVAMAKIIWHNVYEASSLDDLDFSRIVAAKEAERIFNKNYYLYMDLELNIWLLLWDENRNLLNKNITAFWLAFKKITPYETSISISHVNHTVSTMQGAPHECNLTAHSIINENLRNTIRRYSDLTERGDSAFFDKESEQALISNCMKQDEYAVRILLQKIHDTNFMQRKLPPDQILLLFKALYNTALMYCQKVNITSLPRHFTLFSEVSEFFLSLTGDAFRSKPDREKEMISSITSYIHEHFHDPDLTLVTMSVAFKQRENYLYYFMKTRMDTSFSQYLEEYRLKQAKEKLFTDSEKNINEIAFSCGYANPQTFRRAFTKRFGLLPSNYRMGFITDAQNNES; translated from the coding sequence GTGCTGGCAAGAAAACCAATCATCACTCTGTCCATTGTGATTGCAATCTGTATTTCCAGTCTCATAGTCAGCCAGTCATGGTTTCTCAGGCAAATGCAAAATTATGTACTTGAAAAGAACATGACCGTCCTGGAACTGACCCAAACCATTGTGGATTCCTACATTGTCCAGACACAAAAACTGGCTCAGTTGTTGCTTTTGAACAAGAACATGACCAGGTTCATCTATCAGGGCAAAATTTCCGAGGGTTCAAGTGAGATCCAGACAATCATTGACGCACAGGCTCAGCTTCCCGCCACGCGTTCAGTCAATCCCATGCTCGAAGAAGTATATGTCTATTCCAGGTTCAGCGGATATCTCATGAATAGCCGCAATGCCATATTTGACATAGACAGGATGTACGCGCTCATTGAGTTCCAAGACATGAACAGCGGACAATGGCAATCAAAATATCTACGGTCAGGCGGTACGGACTCGTTTCATCCCACTGTCATAGCGACTGTAGATGGTCAGAAAAAACGGATAATACCCTATATTCAATCTTTTCCCCTCTCCAACCCTTTGGAAAATGCCGGAAAACTTATGTTCCTGCTGAATGCCGACTTGCTTGAAGAACTGCTTTCGGGACTGGAAATAGGCAATCGTGGCAGATATTGCATTACAGACAGCGACAACACGATCATCATCAGCAACGGAGACATCATGTGGAACTATACGGACATGTCCGATGGTCAATATGACATAATAGGCCATGATGGGGTACGTTATCTGATTTCCATTGTTTCCAGCGCAGAGAGCCGTCTGAGATTTTTCTCTGCTTTGCCCTATAAAGAGCTTCAAGCCACACAGATTCCCGTATGGGGCATATTTTCCTTAAGCGCTATCATTGCGTTGATAATTTGCTGTTGCATTATTTTGGTTTCAGCGTATACACACCAGAAAAACTGGTCCAGGCTGAAAGCAATGTTGAGCGATGGGCAGACATTCCCGAACAACGTCACCTACGAGAAAGTGTATGAGACCATCAAGTCAATCACGGAACAACAGGCTGAAAATGAGGCGCATGGCGGCAAAATTCCTTTCATGACCGAGACGTTTTTCCGCCGATTGATTCATGGAAAAAATATAACTCCTGAAGAAGTTAACGACATGATGGAACGAACAGGGCAAGGATTTCCCATAGGTTCCGACATGGTCGTTGCTATGGCCAAGATCATCTGGCACAACGTTTACGAGGCATCAAGCCTTGATGATCTGGATTTCTCGCGGATAGTCGCCGCAAAGGAAGCGGAACGGATATTCAACAAGAACTACTATCTTTACATGGATCTGGAATTGAATATCTGGCTCCTTCTCTGGGATGAAAACAGGAATCTTCTGAACAAGAATATCACCGCTTTTTGGTTAGCTTTCAAGAAAATCACTCCATACGAGACATCAATCTCCATCTCCCATGTTAATCACACGGTCAGTACCATGCAAGGCGCACCACATGAATGCAATCTTACTGCGCACAGCATCATCAATGAAAATCTCCGGAATACAATCAGAAGATATTCAGATTTGACGGAGCGAGGGGATTCTGCTTTTTTTGATAAGGAGAGTGAACAGGCCCTGATTTCCAACTGCATGAAACAGGATGAGTACGCTGTCCGGATTCTGTTGCAAAAAATCCATGATACCAATTTCATGCAACGCAAGTTGCCTCCTGATCAAATCCTGCTACTTTTCAAGGCGTTGTACAATACGGCGCTTATGTATTGTCAGAAAGTGAATATAACCTCGTTACCCAGACACTTTACCCTATTTTCCGAGGTATCAGAATTTTTTCTATCCCTGACGGGTGATGCCTTTCGTTCAAAACCAGACAGGGAAAAAGAAATGATTTCAAGCATCACTTCATATATCCATGAACATTTCCATGATCCAGACCTTACCTTGGTTACCATGTCCGTTGCATTCAAGCAACGCGAAAACTATTTATATTATTTTATGAAAACAAGGATGGATACAAGTTTTTCTCAGTATCTTGAGGAGTACAGGCTCAAGCAGGCAAAAGAAAAACTGTTTACAGATTCAGAAAAAAACATCAATGAAATTGCGTTCTCCTGTGGATATGCAAATCCACAGACATTCAGGAGGGCTTTCACCAAGCGTTTCGGATTGCTCCCTTCAAACTATCGGATGGGGTTCATAACGGACGCACAGAACAATGAGAGCTAA
- a CDS encoding DUF975 family protein, whose translation MMYAKDFRASARTALSGSWGSAVLVTFLMMVISALGSLVLAGIVVMPVISWSFSIIFLAALRRKKIEAQGLFVGFNYFGKIWAMSALSFLFVFFWSLLLVIPGIIKAFSYSMAPYILADHPNMKALDAITASRAMMHGNKWRLFCLQLSFFGWALLACLTFGIGELWLIPYMETATASFYEDIKNKASSQEYAAV comes from the coding sequence ATGATGTACGCAAAGGATTTCCGTGCTTCTGCCCGCACGGCTCTCTCTGGTTCCTGGGGATCAGCAGTACTCGTAACATTCCTGATGATGGTCATTTCCGCACTAGGAAGCCTCGTCTTGGCAGGAATCGTCGTCATGCCTGTCATTTCATGGTCGTTCTCCATCATTTTCCTCGCTGCCCTGAGAAGGAAGAAAATTGAAGCGCAGGGATTGTTCGTCGGTTTCAACTATTTCGGGAAAATATGGGCTATGAGCGCCCTCTCTTTCCTGTTCGTCTTTTTCTGGTCACTGCTGCTGGTCATCCCCGGAATCATCAAGGCTTTTTCCTATTCCATGGCTCCGTATATCCTGGCTGATCACCCGAACATGAAAGCACTGGATGCCATAACCGCAAGCCGCGCCATGATGCATGGCAACAAATGGCGTCTGTTCTGCTTGCAACTCTCTTTCTTTGGATGGGCACTGCTCGCCTGCCTGACATTCGGCATAGGCGAACTTTGGCTTATTCCCTACATGGAAACGGCGACTGCCAGTTTCTACGAGGATATCAAGAATAAAGCGAGCTCACAGGAATACGCCGCCGTCTGA
- a CDS encoding NAD(P)-binding protein: MSRLEIMTPDKSQQVVEGLYRDLERRIVASPPGLCPIDMSASFLKMCRAQTCGKCVPCRVGLVQLELMLEAILDNHGDMAMIGELEHTAQVIAESSDCAIGYEAASMVLKSVRGCREDFIEHIRNHRCSSALSQPVPCVSLCPAGVDVPGYTALVHAGKYADAVRLIRKDNPFPTSCAFICEHPCEIRCRRNMIDGAINIRAIKRYAVDHAGTVPPPSRSASTGKKVAVVGGGPGGLTAAYYLSLMGHHVTVMEKQSHLGGMLRYGIPSYRLPRERLQDDIDAIIATGGIQVRTSADINDSDDFIRLTSEYDAVYLAIGAHSDRKLGLPGEDSIGVVSAVEMLRHIGNGDMPDFTGKRVIVVGGGNVAMDAARSSVRLGASTVSIVYRRRQVDMTALPEEVEGAIGEGCEVLSLYAPVRVEASKEGIVTALWVKPQIVGKIDSSGRPRPVDSQEPEKAVPCDIIIVAIGQNVEYRGFEDAGVPVSRGTIHASSSSKVENIPSIPNLFAGGDCVSGPATVIKAIAAGKAAAANIDNFLGFNHEISVDVDIPLPTLDDRTPCGRVNLTEREAHERAHDFAQIECGMTCQEADQESGRCLRCDHFGFGIFKGGRIAKW, encoded by the coding sequence ATGAGCAGATTGGAAATCATGACTCCTGATAAATCACAACAGGTTGTCGAAGGATTGTATCGTGACTTGGAACGGCGCATCGTGGCTAGTCCTCCCGGACTCTGCCCCATTGATATGTCGGCATCGTTCCTCAAGATGTGCCGGGCGCAGACGTGCGGCAAATGCGTACCCTGCCGTGTCGGTCTTGTCCAGCTTGAGTTGATGCTTGAAGCAATTCTGGACAATCATGGGGATATGGCAATGATAGGAGAGCTGGAGCACACTGCCCAAGTGATAGCGGAAAGCTCCGATTGCGCCATTGGCTATGAGGCCGCCTCCATGGTTCTCAAAAGCGTCAGAGGGTGTCGGGAAGATTTCATTGAGCATATCCGGAACCACCGGTGTTCAAGCGCTCTCAGCCAACCGGTTCCCTGTGTCTCTCTTTGTCCCGCCGGAGTGGATGTCCCCGGATATACCGCTCTTGTCCATGCTGGGAAATACGCTGATGCAGTTCGCTTGATTCGCAAGGACAACCCCTTCCCCACCTCGTGCGCCTTCATCTGCGAGCATCCCTGTGAAATACGATGCCGTCGCAATATGATTGATGGTGCCATCAACATCAGGGCAATCAAGCGGTATGCAGTCGATCATGCGGGAACAGTACCTCCGCCCAGCCGCTCGGCTTCCACAGGAAAGAAAGTCGCTGTCGTCGGAGGCGGGCCGGGAGGACTCACCGCGGCATATTACCTGTCCCTGATGGGACATCATGTCACTGTCATGGAGAAGCAGTCCCACCTTGGCGGTATGCTTCGTTACGGTATACCCAGCTACCGACTGCCCCGCGAAAGATTGCAGGATGACATAGATGCCATCATAGCTACAGGCGGCATACAGGTCAGGACATCGGCTGATATCAATGATAGTGATGATTTCATCCGCTTGACATCGGAATATGACGCAGTATACCTGGCCATCGGAGCTCATTCTGACAGGAAGCTCGGACTTCCCGGAGAAGACAGCATAGGCGTAGTTTCCGCCGTCGAGATGCTCAGGCATATTGGCAATGGTGACATGCCTGACTTCACCGGCAAGCGCGTCATAGTGGTAGGCGGCGGGAACGTCGCCATGGACGCTGCCCGCTCATCGGTTCGACTGGGTGCCAGCACTGTCTCCATTGTCTATCGGCGCAGGCAGGTGGACATGACTGCCCTTCCTGAAGAAGTCGAGGGTGCCATAGGGGAAGGTTGTGAAGTGCTGAGCCTTTATGCCCCGGTCAGGGTAGAAGCTTCAAAAGAAGGAATTGTCACAGCTCTGTGGGTCAAGCCGCAAATTGTCGGCAAGATTGATTCTTCGGGACGCCCCCGCCCCGTCGATTCCCAGGAACCTGAGAAAGCCGTACCGTGCGACATCATCATTGTCGCCATCGGGCAGAATGTCGAATACAGAGGCTTCGAGGATGCCGGGGTACCGGTCAGCCGTGGCACGATACATGCTTCATCCTCCAGTAAGGTCGAGAACATACCGAGCATCCCCAACCTGTTTGCTGGTGGAGACTGCGTAAGCGGACCTGCGACAGTAATCAAGGCAATAGCCGCGGGTAAAGCTGCCGCCGCGAACATCGACAATTTCCTTGGCTTCAACCATGAGATATCTGTGGATGTAGACATCCCCTTGCCTACCTTGGATGACAGAACCCCGTGCGGACGGGTGAACCTGACCGAGAGGGAGGCGCATGAGAGGGCACATGACTTTGCACAAATCGAGTGTGGCATGACTTGCCAGGAAGCCGACCAGGAATCGGGACGCTGCTTGCGTTGCGACCATTTCGGATTTGGCATCTTCAAGGGAGGACGGATAGCAAAATGGTAA